The following proteins come from a genomic window of Nicotiana tomentosiformis chromosome 12, ASM39032v3, whole genome shotgun sequence:
- the LOC138902253 gene encoding mitogen-activated protein kinase kinase kinase 20-like → MSDCSEADDVVYLLCKIGMGSPDLKNKDKKKELNPLLFIEIARGSDRLIDDFRNSTEMDKLKPMKLLNCRIFLGELEQRILISRIIYLDLSIFRTSAGSLADRIGQNSRHGLQDFEVKQYAKSILLGLSHIHGRGFVHRDIKPDNILLVGTDKVAKIANFGFAKKVGGVKGQKRKHGLKGTPMYMAPESVLDNEYGPEADIWAFGCTVFEMVTGKIVWDCSEANNVVYLLCKIGMGSPDLQNKRLSKEDEDFLKKCLVKELRLRWTADML, encoded by the exons ATGTCGGATTGCAGTGAAGCTGACGACGTTGTTTATCTATTGTGCAAAATTGGAATGGGATCACCGGATTTGAAGAACAAAG ACAAGAAAAAGGAACTCAACCCACTTTTGTTTATAGAAATTGCTAGAGGAAGTGATCGATTGATTGATGATTTTCGCAATAGTACGGAGATGGATAAGCTAAAACCAATGAAGTTGTTGAATT GTAGAATATTCCTAGGAGAGCTAGAACAAAGAATACTAATTTCACGAATTATTTACTTAGACTTATCAATCTTCCGTACGTCTGCTGGAAGTTTAGCTGATCGGATTGGTCAAAATTCAAGGCACGGGTTGCAAGATTTTGAGGTAAAACAGTACGCGAAATCGATTCTATTGGGGCTTAGTCATATTCATGGAAGAGGTTTTGTTCACCGTGACATTAAACCAGATAACATTCTTCTTGTTGGTACTGATAAAGTTGCCAAAATTGCTAATTTTGGGTTCGCGAAGAAGGTTGGAGGAGTAAAGGGTCAGAAAAGAAAGCACGGACTCAAAGGAACACCTATGTACATGGCGCCAGAATCAGTTCTTGATAACGAATACGGACCTGAAGCTGATATTTGGGCTTTCGGATGCACTGTCTTTGAGATGGTTACAGGGAAGATAGTATGGGATTGCAGTGAAGCTAACAACGTTGTTTATCTATTGTGCAAAATTGGAATGGGATCACCGGATTTGCAGAACAAAAGACTGTCAAAAGAGGATGAAGATTTTCTGAAAAAGTGTCTTGTTAAGGAGCTGAGATTGCGATGGACTGCTGATATGCTATGA
- the LOC104117052 gene encoding mitogen-activated protein kinase kinase kinase 20-like: MAAITDDQIIWTRGKPIGRGSFGIVTSATTTNFSIDIPSTIAVKSALFSRSKSLQKERELLHEFQDCDHVIRCFGANVTEEDGKILYNILLEYVSAGSLADQIGQNSRQGLQDFEVKQYAKSILLGLSHIHGRGFVHRDIKPDNILLVGTDKVAKIADFGYAKKVGGVKSQKRKHGLKGTPMYMAPESVLDNEYGPEADVWAFGCTVFEMVTGKTVWDCSEADNVVYLLCKIGMGSPDLQNKRLSKEAEDFLKKCLVKEPRSRWTADMLLKHPFLSSNNNVVVREQTRKKELNLDDFCSSTKLKPMKLLNCRSNKRRKLLEGC, translated from the coding sequence ATGGCGGCGATTACCGATGATCAAATAATATGGACGAGAGGCAAACCCATCGGAAGAGGCAGTTTTGGTATCGTCacttcagcaacaacaacaaacttCTCCATTGATATTCCGTCGACAATCGCAGTAAAATCTGCCTTGTTTTCGCGTTCAAAGTCGTTACAGAAAGAGAGAGAATTACTACACGAGTTTCAAGATTGTGATCATGTTATTCGATGTTTCGGAGCTAATGTTACTGAAGAAGATGGGAAGATATTGTACAACATATTGCTCGAGTACGTGTCTGCCGGAAGTTTAGCTGATCAGATTGGTCAAAATTCAAGGCAAGGGTTGCAAGATTTTGAGGTAAAACAGTACGCGAAATCGATTCTATTGGGGCTTAGTCATATTCATGGAAGAGGTTTTGTTCACCGTGATATTAAACCAGATAACATTCTTCTTGTTGGTACTGATAAAGTTGCCAAAATTGCTGATTTCGGGTACGCGAAGAAGGTTGGAGGAGTAAAGAGTCAGAAAAGAAAGCACGGACTCAAAGGAACACCTATGTACATGGCGCCAGAATCAGTTCTTGATAACGAGTACGGACCTGAAGCTGATGTTTGGGCTTTCGGATGCACTGTCTTTGAGATGGTTACAGGGAAGACAGTGTGGGATTGCAGTGAAGCTGACAACGTTGTTTATCTATTGTGCAAAATTGGAATGGGATCACCGGATTTGCAGAACAAAAGATTGTCAAAAGAGGCTGAAGATTTTCTGAAAAAGTGTCTTGTTAAGGAGCCGAGATCGCGATGGACTGCTGATATGCTATTAAAGCATCCATTTCTTTCATCTAATAATAATGTTGTTGTTCGTGAGCAGACAAGGAAAAAGGAACTTAACC